Proteins co-encoded in one Flavobacterium sp. M31R6 genomic window:
- a CDS encoding HlyD family secretion protein, which produces MLNISDKNPINNKALEKYSTVKNLSNRPHYKILNRIILAVSIFVVVVLFFPWTQNISGSGAVTTLKPNQRPQSIQSVISGRIEKWYVQEGDYVNKGDTILFISEIKEDYMDPNLVKNTKNQVNAKKQSLASYGSKVTTLNVQMQAIEKEKGLKLKQSQNKIKQARLKIKSDSMDLEAVKTQFKIANTQYNRSLQLNKEGLKALSDVEEKRLKLQESEAKIITQENKFYTSQNELINAEVEINRIIAEYSEKLSKAQSDQYTAMSNQYDTEAQVSKLENQYANYSIRNGMYYIKAAQSGYINRALQSGIGETIKEGTPIATIMPSKYDIAVESFVDPIDLPLIKKGEKVRVWFDGWPTIVFSGWPDMSYGTFGGEIVAIENFISDNGKFRILIAPDKSETPWPKQLSIGSGAQTLALLNTVPVWFEIWRTLNGFPPNYYQGKEKPSKGKK; this is translated from the coding sequence ATGTTAAATATATCTGACAAAAATCCAATAAATAATAAAGCTCTCGAAAAATATTCTACGGTAAAGAATTTGAGCAACCGGCCTCATTATAAAATTCTGAACAGAATAATTTTGGCGGTATCGATATTTGTGGTTGTTGTACTTTTCTTTCCCTGGACACAAAACATCTCGGGTTCTGGAGCAGTCACTACATTGAAACCCAACCAGAGACCACAATCTATTCAATCCGTCATTTCAGGGCGTATTGAAAAATGGTATGTACAGGAGGGAGATTATGTAAATAAAGGAGATACTATTCTTTTTATATCTGAAATCAAAGAAGACTATATGGATCCAAATTTGGTTAAAAATACCAAAAATCAGGTGAATGCAAAAAAACAGTCATTAGCTTCTTATGGTTCGAAAGTTACAACTCTTAATGTACAAATGCAGGCCATTGAAAAAGAAAAAGGCCTAAAACTCAAACAGTCCCAAAACAAGATAAAACAGGCGCGTTTGAAAATAAAAAGCGACAGTATGGATCTTGAAGCGGTAAAAACACAATTTAAGATTGCCAACACGCAGTATAACCGTTCGCTACAACTGAACAAAGAAGGTCTAAAAGCCTTGTCAGATGTAGAAGAAAAACGCTTGAAACTGCAAGAATCAGAGGCTAAAATCATCACTCAGGAGAATAAATTTTACACGAGCCAAAATGAATTAATCAATGCAGAAGTAGAAATCAACAGAATCATTGCTGAGTATTCTGAAAAATTATCCAAAGCACAAAGTGACCAATATACTGCAATGAGCAATCAATACGACACAGAAGCTCAGGTAAGTAAATTGGAGAATCAGTATGCTAATTACAGTATTCGAAACGGGATGTACTATATCAAAGCCGCACAAAGCGGATACATCAACAGAGCTTTGCAGTCGGGAATTGGTGAAACCATAAAAGAAGGAACTCCTATTGCCACAATTATGCCTTCCAAATATGATATAGCGGTAGAATCCTTTGTAGATCCAATAGATCTGCCCTTAATAAAGAAAGGAGAAAAAGTAAGAGTTTGGTTTGACGGATGGCCTACAATCGTATTTTCAGGATGGCCGGATATGTCGTATGGTACATTTGGCGGTGAAATAGTGGCGATTGAAAACTTTATCAGTGATAATGGCAAATTCAGAATCCTTATTGCACCAGACAAAAGTGAAACTCCGTGGCCAAAACAATTGAGTATTGGATCTGGTGCTCAAACTTTAGCATTGTTAAACACTGTGCCGGTTTGGTTTGAAATATGGAGAACACTAAATGGTTTTCCACCAAATTATTATCAAGGAAAAGAGAAACCTTCAAAAGGAAAAAAATAA
- a CDS encoding TolC family protein produces MKHLLVILSLLGMTIYGQTNNGEQLPLHLKEMSYNEYLGFVKKYHPLVKNANLEISKAQANLMMARGGFDPKLELDYNKKQFQGTEYYSVLNSSFKIPTWFGIDIKAGFEENEGYYLNPQSKTPANGLASLGISVPIGQGLLINQRMADLQKAKIQVKLSQAEQKLQAIAVLYDASVAYFNWKKNYEENLLYESYSVNAQKRYEGIEALIKQGDKPAIDSVEAGIVVKNRLLALEDSKLKLSKAKLELSNFLWIENNIPLELADAIVPEKSLVETIQETLNINDLNQEFSLASHPKIEALQSKIDFLTVEKKLKANMLLPKIDLGYSYLAQPNPNIPNNSDNYKVGVDFYFPLFLRKERGSLKLAQYKIQESEFTRDLEKVQLTNKINAQKIEIQSLVKQQKLTNKLVMDYETMLKSEERLFNLGESSLFLINTRENSLVSARLSQIALENRFYTSNSELYKIMANPN; encoded by the coding sequence ATGAAACACCTTCTTGTCATACTTTCATTACTGGGAATGACTATTTACGGTCAGACCAATAACGGGGAACAGCTCCCGCTACATCTCAAAGAAATGAGTTATAATGAATATTTGGGTTTTGTAAAAAAATATCATCCACTGGTAAAAAATGCCAATTTGGAAATCAGCAAAGCACAAGCCAATCTGATGATGGCGCGTGGCGGATTTGACCCAAAACTTGAACTGGATTATAACAAAAAACAGTTTCAGGGTACTGAATATTATTCGGTACTAAACAGCAGTTTCAAAATCCCGACCTGGTTTGGAATTGACATTAAAGCGGGGTTCGAAGAGAACGAGGGGTATTATCTTAATCCTCAAAGTAAGACGCCAGCTAATGGTTTAGCATCGCTGGGAATTAGCGTTCCTATTGGACAAGGATTACTAATTAATCAGAGGATGGCCGACCTGCAAAAAGCAAAAATCCAAGTCAAATTAAGTCAAGCCGAACAAAAACTTCAAGCCATTGCGGTTTTATACGATGCTTCAGTTGCTTACTTTAATTGGAAAAAAAACTACGAAGAAAATTTATTATATGAAAGCTACAGCGTTAACGCCCAAAAACGATATGAAGGAATTGAAGCTTTAATCAAGCAAGGTGACAAACCTGCTATAGATAGTGTCGAAGCAGGTATTGTGGTCAAAAACAGATTGCTTGCTCTTGAGGATTCAAAATTGAAATTATCAAAAGCTAAATTGGAGCTGTCAAACTTTCTTTGGATAGAAAACAATATACCGCTAGAACTTGCTGATGCTATTGTTCCGGAGAAAAGCCTTGTAGAAACCATACAGGAAACGCTGAATATTAATGATTTGAATCAGGAATTTTCACTGGCCAGTCATCCTAAAATTGAAGCTCTGCAAAGTAAAATTGATTTTTTGACTGTCGAAAAAAAGCTAAAAGCCAATATGCTTTTGCCCAAAATAGATTTAGGTTACTCTTATTTGGCCCAACCAAATCCAAACATTCCGAACAATTCAGATAATTATAAAGTGGGTGTTGATTTTTATTTCCCTTTGTTTCTAAGAAAAGAAAGAGGCAGTTTGAAATTAGCTCAATATAAAATTCAGGAGTCCGAATTTACAAGAGATTTAGAAAAAGTGCAGTTAACGAACAAGATCAATGCCCAAAAAATTGAAATTCAGTCTTTGGTTAAACAACAAAAACTGACCAATAAGCTGGTCATGGATTATGAAACAATGTTAAAATCTGAAGAGCGATTATTCAATTTAGGAGAGAGTTCGTTATTCCTTATCAACACTCGAGAAAACAGTTTGGTTAGTGCCCGTCTATCGCAGATTGCATTAGAAAACCGTTTTTACACTTCCAACTCTGAACTGTATAAAATCATGGCAAATCCCAATTGA
- the pepE gene encoding dipeptidase PepE, which yields MKNCIIASTSTLHEGEYLEYLLPELQLHFKDCKTILFIPFARSGGISHDEYTSKAAAAFAKINIAVKGIHEFENPKEAIQKAEGIFTGGGNTFLLVTQLYKNDLMNILADTVKNGTPYLGTSAGSNICGLTMQTTNDMPIIYPPSFQTLGLIPFNLNPHYLDPDDQSKHMGETRETRIKEFHAFNSLPVLGLREGSWLDVKGEKITLKGNLQARLFRQNQLPEELASGSDLSFLN from the coding sequence ATGAAAAACTGTATTATAGCAAGTACTTCAACCTTGCACGAAGGAGAATACCTTGAGTATTTATTACCCGAATTACAATTGCATTTTAAGGATTGCAAGACAATTCTATTTATTCCATTTGCAAGATCAGGCGGTATATCACATGACGAATACACTTCTAAAGCTGCTGCGGCTTTCGCCAAAATAAACATAGCAGTAAAAGGTATTCATGAATTTGAAAACCCAAAAGAAGCCATACAAAAAGCCGAAGGTATTTTTACTGGTGGAGGCAACACTTTCCTGCTTGTCACTCAATTATATAAAAACGATCTCATGAATATTCTTGCTGATACTGTAAAAAATGGAACTCCTTATTTGGGCACCAGTGCAGGAAGCAACATTTGCGGATTGACGATGCAAACGACCAACGATATGCCTATTATTTATCCGCCTAGTTTTCAAACTTTAGGATTAATTCCGTTCAATTTGAATCCACATTATTTGGATCCAGATGACCAATCCAAGCATATGGGAGAAACGAGAGAAACGAGAATCAAAGAATTCCACGCTTTTAATTCTTTGCCAGTATTGGGATTACGAGAAGGAAGTTGGTTAGACGTAAAAGGAGAAAAAATTACCCTTAAAGGAAATTTGCAAGCACGCCTTTTTAGACAAAACCAATTACCTGAAGAATTAGCAAGTGGAAGTGATTTGAGTTTTTTAAATTAA
- a CDS encoding carboxypeptidase-like regulatory domain-containing protein: MKNNFTFLFIFFFIVQFAVAQVGVEKWIKGQVSSDGVPLEGINITNASTKIMVVSDQYGAFSILAKVGDILNFSAVNYEELRKYIKIQEFRMGNIVVDLTPKSIELKEVIINEHSEISAENLGIIPRDQVKLTSQERKLQTAGDFKPIHLLGLLGGMLAVDPILNAINGRTAMLKKAVTVEKKEVLMAKMEGLFEDKYYIETLKIPEEYIKGFQYYCIEDQDFVRSLKEKNKTMSMFLIVGLASSFNKNRQSDVENN, translated from the coding sequence GTGAAGAATAATTTTACTTTTTTATTTATTTTCTTTTTTATAGTCCAGTTCGCGGTAGCACAAGTGGGTGTCGAGAAATGGATAAAGGGGCAAGTAAGCTCGGATGGAGTTCCGCTGGAAGGAATCAATATTACGAATGCCTCGACCAAAATAATGGTAGTCTCAGATCAATATGGTGCTTTTTCGATTCTAGCGAAAGTGGGTGATATTTTGAATTTTTCGGCGGTTAATTATGAGGAATTAAGGAAATACATAAAGATTCAAGAATTCAGAATGGGGAATATTGTTGTGGATTTAACCCCCAAAAGTATTGAACTGAAAGAAGTGATTATTAACGAACACTCCGAAATAAGTGCTGAGAATCTCGGAATAATCCCCCGCGATCAAGTCAAACTGACATCTCAAGAAAGGAAATTGCAAACAGCTGGTGATTTTAAGCCAATACACTTATTAGGATTGTTAGGTGGGATGTTGGCGGTTGACCCTATTTTGAATGCCATAAATGGTAGGACAGCAATGCTCAAAAAAGCTGTAACGGTTGAGAAAAAAGAGGTTTTGATGGCCAAAATGGAGGGTCTATTTGAAGACAAATATTACATAGAAACTCTAAAAATACCCGAAGAGTACATCAAGGGCTTCCAGTATTATTGTATAGAAGACCAAGATTTTGTTAGGTCACTAAAAGAAAAAAACAAGACGATGAGTATGTTTTTAATTGTTGGTTTGGCTTCCAGTTTTAATAAAAACAGACAAAGTGATGTCGAAAATAATTAA
- a CDS encoding DUF6702 family protein — protein MKKGIVVALLLFFAFSISSFGVHKFYMAIYQINYAPEKKMLQVTSRIFVDDLNKTLEKKYNRKFFLGTDKETVESLDLLKKYLAENFTIKVNGQPKTMNFLSKEMDGDVLVCYLNVKEISKINALEIYNSVLIDCFAEQQNIVHVTAFSTKKSFLFTESSTKQVLKY, from the coding sequence ATGAAAAAAGGTATAGTTGTCGCTCTTTTATTGTTTTTTGCATTTTCGATAAGCAGTTTTGGTGTCCATAAATTTTACATGGCCATTTACCAAATAAATTATGCACCCGAAAAAAAAATGCTCCAAGTTACTTCTCGCATATTTGTTGATGACCTCAATAAAACTCTGGAAAAAAAATACAACAGAAAGTTTTTTTTGGGAACTGATAAAGAGACTGTCGAGTCGTTAGATTTATTAAAAAAATACCTAGCCGAAAATTTTACCATTAAAGTCAATGGACAACCCAAAACAATGAATTTCTTGAGCAAGGAAATGGATGGTGATGTGTTGGTTTGCTATTTAAACGTTAAAGAAATTTCGAAAATAAATGCTCTCGAAATTTATAATTCCGTATTAATTGATTGTTTTGCCGAACAGCAAAATATAGTCCACGTGACAGCATTTAGTACTAAGAAAAGTTTTCTTTTTACTGAGAGTTCTACTAAACAAGTGTTAAAATATTGA
- a CDS encoding M1 family metallopeptidase, with translation MRKFSFLFILPTILLAQEKAVTPAVKQPGKYDTNKFSQMYDLLATPNMFRTAAGAPGPAYYQQQADYKIDVELDDKNAKLSGSETITYYNNSPDNLEYLWVQMDQNQAAKNSQSPLVENEKIEAVLPVNKFANEYLKEGLDRGFNIEYVKDAKGNPLSYTVNQTMMRINLVTPMKPGTSMTFSIKWWYNINNYQQDGGRSGYELFEKEGNRLYVIAQFYPRMAVYNDVEGWQNMQFWGGGEFALPFGNFDVNITVPADHVVDATGELMNRSEVFTPEQVKRYQLAQKSFDKPVVIVTQAEAEAAEKGFSDQKKTWKFSAKNVRDFGIATSRKFIYDAMAVQLGGKVVMAESLYPKEANPLWGETSTKMVAHTLKSYSSHTFDYPYPKAVSVSAEDQGMEYPMICWNFGRPDENGVTSEQIKNGMIGVVIHEVGHNFFPMIVNSDERQWTWMDEGLNSFMEYMAEQELGTNFPSRRGPAKNIVPYMSGDQKMLEPIMSNSENIIQFGNNAYGKPATGLNILRETIMGRELFDYAFKVYANRWKFKHPTPEDFFRTMEDASAVDLDWFFRGWFYSTDFVDIGVSDVKQYYVTETPTVALKDVKVRKGRSGVEKGPFVYLIAGDNPELNPASKKPLQIEEVSTLSEYVNQKLTAEEKAALKNPKYFYEVEFNKPGGMPMPIIVQITYEDGTMDNYKYPAQIWRKNNETAKKVYATNKAIKQILIDPKLETADIDVTNNSWPKVETKSKFD, from the coding sequence ATGAGAAAATTTTCATTTTTATTTATTCTTCCAACAATTTTATTGGCACAAGAAAAAGCAGTTACACCAGCTGTGAAACAACCTGGTAAATATGACACCAATAAATTCAGTCAAATGTATGATTTATTGGCAACTCCAAATATGTTTCGTACTGCAGCAGGAGCTCCGGGACCAGCTTATTATCAACAACAGGCTGATTATAAAATTGATGTAGAGCTGGATGATAAAAATGCTAAATTAAGCGGTTCTGAAACCATTACTTACTATAACAATTCACCTGATAATTTAGAATATCTGTGGGTGCAAATGGATCAAAACCAAGCTGCCAAAAACTCTCAGTCTCCATTGGTTGAAAATGAAAAAATAGAGGCTGTTTTGCCTGTAAATAAATTTGCCAATGAATATTTGAAAGAGGGATTGGATCGCGGTTTTAACATTGAATATGTAAAAGATGCTAAAGGAAATCCATTATCCTATACCGTTAATCAAACGATGATGCGCATCAATTTGGTTACGCCAATGAAGCCAGGGACTAGCATGACTTTTTCTATAAAATGGTGGTACAATATCAATAATTATCAGCAAGATGGAGGTCGTTCAGGCTATGAATTATTCGAAAAAGAAGGCAACAGACTCTATGTTATTGCCCAATTTTATCCAAGAATGGCGGTTTACAATGATGTTGAAGGTTGGCAAAATATGCAATTTTGGGGAGGTGGAGAATTTGCTTTGCCCTTTGGGAATTTTGATGTAAACATTACGGTTCCTGCGGATCATGTTGTTGATGCTACTGGGGAGTTAATGAACAGAAGCGAAGTGTTTACGCCAGAACAAGTAAAAAGATATCAATTAGCTCAAAAATCATTTGATAAACCTGTGGTTATTGTGACTCAAGCTGAAGCTGAAGCTGCTGAAAAAGGATTCTCGGATCAAAAGAAAACATGGAAATTTAGCGCTAAAAACGTAAGGGATTTTGGAATCGCCACTTCAAGAAAATTTATTTATGATGCAATGGCGGTGCAATTGGGTGGAAAAGTTGTTATGGCAGAATCACTTTATCCTAAAGAAGCCAATCCGCTTTGGGGAGAAACATCAACAAAGATGGTTGCACATACTTTAAAAAGTTATTCTTCTCATACTTTTGATTATCCTTATCCAAAGGCGGTGTCAGTTTCGGCTGAAGATCAAGGAATGGAATATCCAATGATTTGTTGGAATTTTGGTCGTCCAGATGAGAATGGAGTGACTAGCGAACAAATTAAAAACGGAATGATCGGAGTGGTGATTCACGAGGTAGGTCATAATTTTTTTCCAATGATTGTGAATTCTGATGAGCGTCAATGGACATGGATGGACGAAGGATTAAACTCTTTTATGGAATATATGGCTGAACAGGAATTGGGGACTAATTTCCCTTCCAGACGTGGACCAGCTAAGAATATTGTTCCTTACATGAGTGGTGATCAAAAAATGTTGGAACCTATTATGTCGAACTCTGAAAACATCATTCAGTTTGGAAATAATGCTTACGGAAAACCAGCTACAGGGCTTAATATTCTTAGAGAAACAATTATGGGGCGTGAGTTGTTTGATTATGCGTTCAAAGTATATGCTAACAGATGGAAATTTAAACACCCAACACCAGAAGATTTTTTCAGAACAATGGAAGATGCTTCGGCAGTAGATTTGGATTGGTTCTTTAGAGGTTGGTTTTATTCTACAGACTTTGTAGATATTGGTGTTAGCGATGTAAAACAATATTATGTGACAGAAACTCCAACTGTAGCTTTGAAAGATGTAAAAGTTAGAAAAGGACGTAGTGGAGTGGAAAAAGGACCATTTGTGTATTTAATTGCTGGAGATAATCCAGAATTGAATCCAGCTTCAAAGAAGCCATTGCAAATAGAAGAAGTAAGTACTCTTTCAGAATATGTAAATCAAAAACTTACTGCTGAAGAAAAGGCAGCTTTGAAAAACCCAAAATACTTTTATGAAGTAGAGTTCAATAAGCCTGGTGGAATGCCAATGCCAATTATTGTTCAAATTACTTATGAAGATGGGACGATGGATAATTACAAATATCCAGCTCAAATTTGGAGAAAAAATAATGAAACAGCCAAAAAAGTGTACGCCACTAACAAAGCTATCAAACAAATTTTAATCGATCCAAAACTGGAAACTGCCGATATTGATGTAACTAACAATTCATGGCCAAAAGTGGAAACAAAATCAAAATTTGATTAA
- a CDS encoding twin-arginine translocase TatA/TatE family subunit, whose protein sequence is MFGIGGGELVFIMFIVLMLFGSDKVPEIARTMGKAMAQLKNATNDIKSEIQKGAEANGFDQKTLDSLTGGINSEINKVKTNLLGETSNTLNGITETFSTEVNKTKDSVLSGTKNPDGTTVLDDLTGPIKRQM, encoded by the coding sequence ATGTTTGGAATAGGAGGAGGCGAATTAGTTTTTATTATGTTTATCGTATTGATGCTTTTTGGATCCGATAAAGTGCCAGAAATCGCAAGGACTATGGGTAAAGCAATGGCACAGCTTAAAAACGCAACCAACGATATTAAAAGCGAAATCCAAAAAGGTGCCGAAGCTAATGGTTTTGATCAAAAGACCTTGGATAGTTTAACTGGTGGTATCAATTCTGAAATCAATAAAGTAAAGACAAATCTTTTGGGAGAAACATCCAATACATTAAACGGAATTACCGAAACATTCAGTACTGAAGTTAACAAGACAAAAGACAGTGTGCTAAGTGGTACCAAAAATCCTGATGGGACAACCGTTTTAGATGATCTGACAGGACCTATAAAGCGACAAATGTAA
- a CDS encoding phosphatase PAP2 family protein: MLEKILALDTQLFIYLNGLGSETYDGLWLIITKQVNWIPFFLLLFYFIYKKIGIKQTGYLLLFIAFLLLATDQITNLFKYTFQRARPCNNPEINTIIRVVQVRTSFSFFSGHAANTMAVATFLYLIFKKNFKFFGFLFLWPLIFAYSRIYLGLHYPFDILAGYLCGLITGYLMYKAYQWALKTGKI; the protein is encoded by the coding sequence ATGCTAGAAAAAATACTTGCCCTAGATACCCAATTATTTATTTACCTCAACGGTTTAGGTTCCGAAACCTATGATGGACTTTGGCTTATCATTACCAAACAAGTTAATTGGATTCCCTTTTTTTTATTGTTATTCTATTTTATTTATAAAAAAATCGGAATAAAGCAAACAGGTTATTTGTTGCTTTTTATTGCTTTTTTGCTGTTGGCCACTGACCAAATAACCAATCTGTTTAAATATACTTTTCAAAGAGCAAGACCTTGTAATAATCCCGAAATTAATACTATTATCAGAGTAGTTCAAGTTCGAACTTCTTTTAGTTTTTTCTCTGGGCATGCTGCCAATACCATGGCTGTGGCTACTTTTTTGTACCTTATTTTCAAGAAAAATTTCAAGTTTTTTGGTTTCTTGTTTCTATGGCCGTTAATCTTTGCTTATAGTCGAATTTATTTGGGATTGCATTATCCATTTGACATTCTTGCCGGATATTTGTGCGGACTAATTACGGGATATCTGATGTATAAAGCATACCAGTGGGCACTAAAAACTGGAAAGATTTAA
- a CDS encoding O-methyltransferase, which translates to MHFISQDLEDYIEQHSEKEPELLAALNKETYQKILLPRMLSGHFQGRVLSMLSKLIRPVNILEIGTYTGYSALCLCEGMQENGQLHTIDIKEELVDFQRKHFDKSPWGKQIVQHLGEAVDIIPNLDLKFDLVFIDADKENYLNYFEMILPKMNKGGIILSDNVLWSGKVLEPIHPNDISTKILVEYNQLLKDDPRVETVLLPIRDGLTVSRVL; encoded by the coding sequence ATGCATTTCATTTCCCAAGATTTAGAAGATTATATAGAGCAACATTCTGAAAAAGAACCTGAATTACTGGCAGCACTTAACAAGGAAACCTACCAAAAAATATTATTGCCCAGAATGCTCAGTGGTCATTTTCAGGGACGGGTTTTAAGTATGCTTTCTAAATTAATTCGTCCTGTAAACATTCTCGAAATTGGAACTTACACGGGCTACTCGGCTTTGTGTTTGTGCGAAGGCATGCAGGAAAACGGACAATTGCACACCATTGATATCAAGGAAGAATTGGTTGATTTTCAGCGGAAGCATTTTGACAAGTCGCCTTGGGGCAAGCAAATTGTACAACATTTAGGTGAAGCTGTAGATATCATACCAAATCTGGATTTGAAATTTGACTTGGTTTTCATTGATGCCGACAAAGAAAATTACTTGAATTATTTTGAAATGATTTTGCCAAAAATGAATAAAGGCGGCATCATTTTATCCGATAATGTGTTATGGAGCGGTAAAGTTCTTGAACCGATACATCCCAATGATATCAGTACCAAAATACTTGTGGAATACAATCAATTGCTTAAGGATGATCCAAGGGTAGAAACTGTTTTATTGCCTATACGCGATGGATTGACGGTGAGTCGGGTGCTTTAA
- a CDS encoding YceI family protein: protein MKQRILFTIMGLVLFFLLGKAKPISLLNAEPNIIVIDKLEIEILGNSTVGKYNCANSLAYRDTIYLNSNVKNSLKSEISMNNFECGNRIMNKDLKTTVKATKFPKSTVTITNIKPSGTNYKCSLNFHITDKTLSYQNLVLKNTKESLEGIVAIKFSDIGLEPPTKMGGIIKVKDEFVIHFNLHKL from the coding sequence ATGAAACAAAGAATATTATTTACAATTATGGGTTTAGTTCTTTTCTTTTTACTGGGAAAAGCTAAACCCATTTCCTTACTTAATGCTGAACCAAACATCATAGTTATCGACAAACTGGAAATCGAAATTTTAGGAAATTCCACTGTGGGTAAATACAATTGCGCCAACTCACTCGCATATAGGGATACTATTTATCTAAACTCAAACGTTAAAAACAGTTTGAAATCAGAAATCTCTATGAACAATTTTGAATGTGGGAACAGAATTATGAACAAAGACCTTAAAACCACTGTTAAGGCAACCAAGTTCCCAAAAAGTACCGTTACCATTACCAATATAAAACCTTCCGGAACCAATTATAAATGCAGTTTGAATTTTCACATAACAGACAAAACTCTTTCATACCAAAACTTAGTTTTAAAAAACACCAAAGAATCTCTTGAAGGAATTGTAGCTATAAAATTTTCAGATATTGGTCTAGAACCACCAACAAAAATGGGAGGTATCATAAAAGTAAAAGATGAATTCGTGATTCATTTTAACTTGCATAAATTATAA
- a CDS encoding YceI family protein, giving the protein MKTILKKISTTLTLFMIVMSANAQKNYTLDAKTNFSVFGTSTLHDWEMKSASKTGTANLTVANSKLTAITSIDITLPVETIKSEKTKMDKIAYETLKSDKNKNIKYVLKSAEKVNETTWNLTGTYTIAGVSKEHKTQVKTSVTNGIVNLQGSNKITFKEFGMKSPTAMLGTIKTGEDLTIKFNINFK; this is encoded by the coding sequence ATGAAAACAATTCTTAAAAAAATTTCTACAACCTTGACATTATTTATGATTGTAATGTCCGCAAATGCCCAAAAGAATTATACGTTGGATGCTAAAACAAATTTTTCGGTATTTGGAACCTCAACATTGCATGATTGGGAAATGAAATCAGCTTCAAAAACTGGAACCGCAAATTTAACCGTCGCTAACTCAAAACTAACAGCCATCACCAGCATTGACATAACCCTACCCGTAGAGACGATAAAAAGCGAGAAAACCAAAATGGATAAAATTGCCTATGAAACTTTAAAATCAGACAAAAACAAAAACATCAAATATGTTTTAAAATCTGCTGAAAAAGTAAATGAAACAACTTGGAACTTAACAGGGACTTACACTATAGCCGGTGTGAGTAAAGAACATAAAACCCAAGTTAAAACATCAGTTACCAATGGAATTGTTAATTTACAAGGATCAAACAAAATAACTTTCAAAGAGTTTGGTATGAAATCCCCAACTGCTATGCTTGGCACAATAAAAACTGGAGAAGATTTGACAATAAAATTCAACATTAACTTTAAATAA
- a CDS encoding YceI family protein produces the protein MGLALFFILGSAKPISLLIDSNIIIIERLEIEIVGNSTVGRYNCSNSLAYRDTIYLNSNTKNSLKSEISMNNFECGNRIMNKDVKSTVKATKFPKSTVTITNIKPFGANYKCSLTFRITDKTLSYQNMVLKTTKESLEGVVAVNFSDIALEPPTKMGGLIKVKDEFVIHFNLYKQ, from the coding sequence ATGGGTTTGGCACTTTTCTTCATACTTGGAAGTGCTAAACCCATTTCTTTATTAATTGACTCCAATATTATCATCATTGAAAGACTGGAAATAGAAATCGTAGGAAATTCGACTGTTGGCCGATACAATTGTTCCAACTCCCTTGCATACAGAGACACCATTTATTTAAACTCAAACACTAAAAACAGTTTAAAGTCTGAGATCTCAATGAACAATTTTGAATGTGGAAACAGAATTATGAACAAAGACGTAAAAAGTACTGTTAAAGCAACTAAATTTCCCAAAAGTACCGTCACCATTACCAATATAAAACCTTTTGGAGCCAATTACAAATGCAGTTTGACTTTTCGCATAACTGACAAAACCCTTTCATACCAGAACATGGTTTTAAAAACCACAAAAGAATCACTTGAAGGTGTTGTAGCAGTAAATTTTTCAGACATTGCTCTTGAACCACCAACAAAAATGGGAGGCCTCATAAAAGTAAAAGATGAATTCGTGATTCATTTCAACTTGTACAAACAATAA